One window of Dyadobacter sandarakinus genomic DNA carries:
- a CDS encoding DUF1624 domain-containing protein, which translates to MVLSETNARIRSVDTVRGLIMVIMALDHVRDFFHVGAFTSNPLEPAATTPELFFTRWITHFCAPSFMLLSGISAFLAGQRRSTSETASFLIKRGLWLIVAEIVFMTFAFSFDPAYKTIYLAVLWALGTSMLLLGIAVRFFSARTILIIGLLIVFSHNLLDYVKVPQGSMADVLLGIFLTGAGRFIPLGNGAAVAFLYVILPWTGIMLSGYGLGQVYKPGMYAPARRRLLLTLGIFMLLLFLVLRYLNVYGDPVPWTHQTGWQRTLFSFLNVSKYPPSLLFTLLTLGPALVALALTEQLENGITRFFTVYGKVPFFYFMLHFYLIHLMTMVAVLSSGYTWEQATDDQLFFKFRPFDFGYGLGVVYLIWIFVVAVLYFPCKWFGAYRARTRKWWLSYL; encoded by the coding sequence ATGGTACTGAGCGAAACGAATGCAAGGATCCGGTCTGTTGATACGGTTCGCGGACTGATCATGGTGATCATGGCGCTCGATCATGTACGTGATTTTTTCCATGTCGGGGCATTCACCTCCAATCCGCTCGAACCCGCTGCTACCACACCCGAACTGTTCTTTACGCGATGGATCACCCATTTTTGCGCGCCTTCGTTTATGCTGCTTTCCGGTATTTCGGCATTCCTGGCAGGACAGCGGCGCAGTACTTCGGAAACTGCTTCGTTTCTGATCAAGCGTGGTTTGTGGCTGATCGTTGCGGAAATTGTGTTCATGACGTTTGCGTTCTCCTTTGATCCTGCTTACAAAACCATTTATCTGGCCGTGCTCTGGGCATTGGGTACCAGTATGCTGCTGCTAGGTATAGCTGTAAGGTTCTTTTCGGCCCGGACGATACTGATAATTGGCCTGCTGATTGTTTTCAGCCACAATTTGCTGGATTATGTAAAAGTCCCGCAAGGTTCAATGGCAGATGTTCTCCTCGGTATTTTCCTGACCGGTGCCGGCAGGTTTATTCCGCTGGGAAATGGTGCCGCGGTTGCATTCCTGTATGTTATTTTGCCCTGGACGGGCATCATGCTGTCCGGTTACGGGCTTGGTCAGGTTTACAAGCCCGGCATGTATGCGCCTGCCCGGCGGCGACTGCTGCTGACACTTGGCATATTCATGCTGCTGCTATTCCTTGTGCTCCGGTACCTGAACGTTTACGGCGATCCGGTTCCCTGGACTCACCAGACTGGCTGGCAGCGTACGCTGTTTTCTTTCCTCAATGTTTCCAAATATCCGCCATCGTTGCTTTTTACGCTCCTCACACTTGGCCCTGCGCTTGTGGCGCTTGCGCTGACGGAGCAGTTGGAAAATGGCATTACCCGCTTTTTTACAGTCTATGGTAAAGTGCCGTTCTTTTATTTCATGCTGCATTTTTACCTCATTCATTTGATGACAATGGTGGCTGTACTCTCGTCGGGTTATACCTGGGAGCAGGCGACAGATGACCAGCTTTTCTTCAAGTTCCGGCCGTTTGATTTTGGATACGGGCTGGGCGTGGTGTACCTGATCTGGATCTTCGTGGTAGCTGTGCTGTACTTTCCGTGCAAATGGTTTGGTGCCTACCGCGCACGCACCCGCAAGTGGTGGCTGAGCTACCTCTGA